The nucleotide window TGATGAGGCGCACGACGGCCGGATGCAGGTGCACGCCGTCCGCGATCAGTTCGGCGAACACTGCCGGGTCTTCGAGCAGCGCGAGGGCCGCACCCGGTTCGCGGTGGTGCACCGGCCGCATGGCGTTGAATACGTGGGTGCCCACCGTCGCCCCGGCCGCGATCGCCGCCCGGGTGAGCTCGTAGTCGGCGTCGGTGTGGCCGACGGCGGCCACGGCGCCGTATCCGACGATGCGGGCCACGGCGGCGAGCCCGCCCTCCAGCTCGGGCGCGATGGTCACCATCCGGACCGCACCGGCACCGGCCCGCATCAACCGGTCGACACTGTCCGCATCCGGCAGCCGCAACAGCTCCTCGCCATGGGCGCCGCGGTGCGACGGGCTCAGCCAGGGGCCTTCCAGGTGGATGCCGGCCAGCAGGCCGGCCCGCACCAGCTCGGCGAGCGCGCCCACCAGCCGCTCCATCTCGTCGAGGGGCGCAGTGACCAGGCTGGCCATCATGGTGGTGGTGCCGTGGACGCGATGCAGCCGCACGATACGCTCGGCCGCGGCCCGAGTGTCGACGTCGTTGAAGCTGGCCCCACCGCCGCCGTGGTTGTGGGCATCCACGAAGCCCGGCGCCAGCACGGCGTCGGGGAAGTGGGCATCCGCGGCTCCCGGCGGCTCACCCTCTCCGGCGGCGGTGATCAGGCCATCGCGCAGCTCGACCCACCCGGGCGCGAGTTCCCGGTCGGGCAGGATCACCGTTCCGGCCGCGATGAGCAACGGTGTGCCGGTGCCCGGCCCGGCGTCACGCGGCAGCGCTGGTGCGCTCTGGTGCTGCCGGGCGACGGAGGGGGTGAGGGGCGGTGTCATGGCAGGTCTCCTGGCGAGTCAAGGATGCGGATGCTCGAACGAGCGCGGGCACCGTCAGCGGTTCACGGTGAGGAAGGCGTCCCCCGGCGCAAGCTGAAGACCGGCCGCGACGGCATCGGACAGGCTGATGTCCTCACCCTGGCGCTCGAGGACGATGACCGGCACGATCGGGTCGCGCCCTCCCGCCACGATGGCCGGCACGTCGTAGCTCACGATGGGGTCGCCCGCGGTGACGGTGTCACCCTGCTGGGCGAGCAGGGTGAAGCCCTCGCCCTTGAGTTGCACCGTGTCGATTCCGAGATGCACGAGCACCCCGCGGCCGTCCGCCGCCACGACCACAAAGGCGTGCGGGAAGACCTTGAGCAGTTTTCCGCTGATCGGCGCGACCACGTCGAGAACAGCCCGCAGCGGTTCGATTGCGGCGCCGGGCCCCACGATCGCCTGGGCGAAAGTGGGGTCTGACACAGTGTCGAGGCCGACGGCCCGGCCGGGCAGGGGCGCGAGCACCAGGAGGCCGGCTGCCATCAGCGCAGATCTTCGATGTCGTCGGCCAGGTTGTCTGCCTCAGGGCCGACCACAACCTGCACGATGGTGCCGGAGCGGAGCACACCATGCGCGCCGGCCGCCTTGAGGATGCCCTCGTCGACCAGCGACGGGTCCGCCACCTCGGTGCGCAGGCGGGTGATGCATGCCTCGATGTCCACGATGTTGGCCGAGCCACCGAGGCCCGCCAGGATCTGTTCTGCCTTGCTTGCCATCGTCTTCTCCTCGTGTGGTGCGTGGCGCCGCGGCGCCGGGAACGGTCGGGAAGGAGCATCTCGTGGACCGAGAAGCCCGTGCGATGCGACTCTTGACAAACGAACCGCCGCACCTTCATTATCGAAGTAATTGGACCGTACCAGTACGGACCACAAAGCGGAAGTGGTCTGGTTGCCCCGCAATCGGATCGTCGCTGACAGGCCAACACGGAAGGTGGCGGAGTGGTGACACAGCTTGACGACAACCCGGTTCTCGCCGGCGGCGCCGTGCCCAAGCACGCCCAGTTGCGCTCCATCCTGCTCGAGCGCGTGGAAACCACACTGGCCCCGCACGCCGCGATCCCGCCGGAGCGGAAGCTCATGACGAAGTACGGCGTGAGCCGCTCGACGGTGCGCGAGGCGATCCGCCAACTCGTCGAGGAGGGGGTGCTGTACCGCATCCAGGGCAAGGGCACCTTCGTCGCCGGTGAGCGGGTGCAGAGCGATCTGCACCTGGCCTCGTTCACCGAAGACATGCGCCGGCGCGGCCTCGTTCCGGCCACCATCGTGATGGGGTCGGTCTTGATCGAGGCGCCCCTGGAGGTGCGCGCCGCGCTGGGCCTGAAATCCGGCGCCCTGGTTCAGCGAGTCGAAAGGCTGCGTCTCGCCGGCGGCATCCCGATGGCATTCGAACGCGGCTACTATCCCGCGGCGCTCCTTCCCGACCTCGGCAGCCAGGATCTGACCCGGTCGCTCTACGCCACGCTCGCCACCGAATACGGCCTGCGCATCGACCACGCCGAACAGACGGCCTGGGCCGAAGGCGCCGATGCCGCGCTCGCCGAGCCTCTGGGTATCGATGCGGGCGTTCCCCTTATGGTTTTCCGCCGCACGTCGTCGGCGGGGTCCACCCCCGTCGAGCACATCACCTCGTGGTACAGAGGCGATCGTTACCAGATTCACATGACCCTCGACCTGCACCACGAACTGTAATGCCGGTCAGCGGATGCCCCGCTGATCACGCCGTTCTCCCACCCCGCCAGGGTTCGCCCGCCGGCACGGCCGGCAGCGCCAGCGTGCCCTGACGGTCTTTCGCGCTCCACACAGCAGTCCACCCATCGCGCACCAACACCAGGAGGAATCTATGTCCAGCACAACCGTAGATGCCGGGACGGGACGCAAGATCCCGGGCCTCGCCCAGCTCCAACGCATCGGGCGCAGCCTCATGCTGCCCATTGCCGCACTGCCTGCCGCCGGCCTGCTCCTGCGTCTGGGCCAACCCGATCTGCTCGGCGCCATCCCCGGATTCGAGACCGGCGCAGCCGTGATCGCCTCGGCCGGCGGTGCCCTGTTCGACAACCTGCCCCTGCTCTTCGCCCTCGGCGTCGCGATCGGTTTCGCTAAGAAGGCCGACGGCTCGACAGCGCTGGCCGCCGTGGTGGGTTATCTCGTTTTCAGCAATGTCGGCAAGGCGATGTCCCCGCTGGTGCTGGGCCTGCCCGCCGAGGGCGCCGACCAGGTGCTCGTCAACTACAACGTGCTCGGCGGCGTGCTCATGGGCGTCGTCTCCGCCGTGCTCTGGCAGAAGTACCACCGCATCAAACTGCCCAGCTACCTGGCATTCTTCGGCGGCCGCCGGTTCGTGCCGATCATCACCGCCGTGGTCGCCCTCCTCCTCGGCGTGCTGCTCAGCTTCATCTATCCCGCGTTCAGCAGCGGCCTCACCTCGTTCGGCGAATTCGTCAGCTCCAACGACATCTGGGGCGGGTTCCTCTACGGCACGGCCAACCGGCTGCTCATCCCCGTCGGCCTGCACCACATTCTCAACTCGATGATGTGGTTCGTGATCGGCGACTACAACGGCGCCACCGGCGACCTGCACAGGTTCTTCGCCGGCGACCCGACCGCCGGCTCGTTCATGACCGGGTTCTTCCCCATCATGATGTTCGCCCTCCCCGCCGGAGCCCTGGCCATCTGGCACGAGGCCAAGCCATCGCAGAAGAAGATCGTCGGCGGCATCATGCTCACCGGCGCCCTCACCGCGATGCTCACCGGAGTCACCGAACCTCTCGAGTTCTCCTTCATGTTCGTCGCATTCCCGCTCTATGCGATCCACGCGGTGCTCACCGGTTCGTCGCTCGCCCTGGTCAACGCTCTCGGCATCAGGGACGGCTTCAGCTTCAGCGCCGGCGCGTTCGACTACGTGCTCAACTTCGGCCTCGCCGAGAAACCACTGCTGCTCATC belongs to Cryobacterium sp. SO2 and includes:
- a CDS encoding PTS glucose/sucrose transporter subunit IIB, with amino-acid sequence MRGQCGFHALEQDGAQLGVLGHGAAGENRVVVKLCHHSATFRVGLSATIRLRGNQTTSALWSVLVRSNYFDNEGAAVRLSRVASHGLLGPRDAPSRPFPAPRRHAPHEEKTMASKAEQILAGLGGSANIVDIEACITRLRTEVADPSLVDEGILKAAGAHGVLRSGTIVQVVVGPEADNLADDIEDLR
- a CDS encoding PTS transporter subunit EIIC, which encodes MSSTTVDAGTGRKIPGLAQLQRIGRSLMLPIAALPAAGLLLRLGQPDLLGAIPGFETGAAVIASAGGALFDNLPLLFALGVAIGFAKKADGSTALAAVVGYLVFSNVGKAMSPLVLGLPAEGADQVLVNYNVLGGVLMGVVSAVLWQKYHRIKLPSYLAFFGGRRFVPIITAVVALLLGVLLSFIYPAFSSGLTSFGEFVSSNDIWGGFLYGTANRLLIPVGLHHILNSMMWFVIGDYNGATGDLHRFFAGDPTAGSFMTGFFPIMMFALPAGALAIWHEAKPSQKKIVGGIMLTGALTAMLTGVTEPLEFSFMFVAFPLYAIHAVLTGSSLALVNALGIRDGFSFSAGAFDYVLNFGLAEKPLLLIPIGLAYAAIYYFLFRFVIRRWNLRTPGRGDDEVTEASAPDSASATTV
- the nagA gene encoding N-acetylglucosamine-6-phosphate deacetylase, translating into MTPPLTPSVARQHQSAPALPRDAGPGTGTPLLIAAGTVILPDRELAPGWVELRDGLITAAGEGEPPGAADAHFPDAVLAPGFVDAHNHGGGGASFNDVDTRAAAERIVRLHRVHGTTTMMASLVTAPLDEMERLVGALAELVRAGLLAGIHLEGPWLSPSHRGAHGEELLRLPDADSVDRLMRAGAGAVRMVTIAPELEGGLAAVARIVGYGAVAAVGHTDADYELTRAAIAAGATVGTHVFNAMRPVHHREPGAALALLEDPAVFAELIADGVHLHPAVVRLITESRARPVFVTDAMAAAGAGEGEYKLGALDVRVADGQARLSDGTIAGSLLTLSDAVRYAVLTAGVPLAHAVRAASQNPADLLSITDRGRIHPGQRADLVILTPTLHVQGVLQQGTWIREP
- a CDS encoding GntR family transcriptional regulator, with the translated sequence MVTQLDDNPVLAGGAVPKHAQLRSILLERVETTLAPHAAIPPERKLMTKYGVSRSTVREAIRQLVEEGVLYRIQGKGTFVAGERVQSDLHLASFTEDMRRRGLVPATIVMGSVLIEAPLEVRAALGLKSGALVQRVERLRLAGGIPMAFERGYYPAALLPDLGSQDLTRSLYATLATEYGLRIDHAEQTAWAEGADAALAEPLGIDAGVPLMVFRRTSSAGSTPVEHITSWYRGDRYQIHMTLDLHHEL
- a CDS encoding PTS glucose transporter subunit IIA → MAAGLLVLAPLPGRAVGLDTVSDPTFAQAIVGPGAAIEPLRAVLDVVAPISGKLLKVFPHAFVVVAADGRGVLVHLGIDTVQLKGEGFTLLAQQGDTVTAGDPIVSYDVPAIVAGGRDPIVPVIVLERQGEDISLSDAVAAGLQLAPGDAFLTVNR